The uncultured Bacteroides sp. genome includes the window ATACTGGAAGATAATCAACACAACTTATGGTTCGGCACCAATCGGGGATTGGTTAAATTCAGTCCGGAAAGTGGTAATGTGCGTGTCTTTACAACTAAAGACGGTTTGTTGGGCAATCAGTTTAACTATAAATCGGCACTTAAAACCCGTGACGGTAAGTTTTATTTCGGTGGCGTAGACGGGTTGATTGCATTTACGCCTAATACCCCGAAAGTTGTAGATTTTCACCCTCCGATATACATAACAAAGTTTAGTATATATAATAAGGAGGTTACGGTGCATAGTCCCGGATCGCCGTTAAAGAAAAGTATTGCACATACAAATGAGATTGTATTGCCTTACGATCAATCGAATATTAGTTTTGATGTAGCCTTGCTTAGTTACTCTACCGCTGAGGCCAATCAATATTATTATAGGATGGATCCGTTGGATAATGATTGGATTAAGGCTTCGAACAATCAGAATATTTCGTATGCCAAACTTCCGCCGGGAGAATATACTTTTAGGGTAAAAGCTACTTATAGCGGGCTGAATAGTCAATTGGCTACCCGTTCATTATCTATTGTAATTCTTCCTCCATGGTGGCAATCTATTTGGGCATATATGCTTTATATAGTGTGGGGGATATCCTTAGTTTTGTGCTGGTTCTTTTGGTATAAGCGTTACAAAGAAAGACAAATGGAAGAACGACAGAAACTATTTGAGATTGAGAAAGAAAAAGAACTTTATGAATCAAAAGTTGGTTTCTTTACTGAAGTTGCCCATGAAATTCGTACGCCTCTTACACTTATAAATGGTCCGCTCGAGGCTATTAATGAAATGAGCATTCAGGATGATAAGATAAATAAAAACTTATCTGTTATTGGACAGAACACCAAGCGTCTGCTTGAATTGACAAGTCAACTTCTTGACTTTCAAAGAATTGATTCTCGTAAATTTCAAGCAAAATTCGAGAGTGTAGATATCACTACACTATTAAATGAAATAATAACCAGCTTTGAACCGACTATTTTACAGAAAAAGAAGAAATTGCTTTTAAATATCCCGGAGAAGGAGATTCGTGCCGCAGTTGATAAAGAAGCCTTGACTAAAATACTTAGTAATTTATTGAATAATGCTTTGAAGTATGCTGAGAAAAAGATTTTCGTGGAATTAGAAGAAGATGATGAAACATTCACTGTGAGGGTTATTAGTGATGGCGAAAAAATACCTTCGGAGAAAGGGCAGCAGATATTCGAACCATTTTATCGAATGCCACAAAAAGATTCTACTGTTTTTGGTGTTGGTATTGGGCTTCCTTTGGCACGTTCATTGGCTATACTTCACAAAGGCCGGCTTTACTTAGACATAGAACATCCTGAAAATGCTTTTGTGCTTACTATTCCTTTAAACAAAGAAGAAATACATTTGCAGAACGAAATAACAGTTGAACATAATATCGTGGCTCTTGATGAAGAAACCTCTCTGGAAATCGACATGAAGGGATATACTTTGTTGCTGGTAGAAGATAACGAAACGATGCTAGCCTTTATTTTAGATCGCTTGCAGGAGCTGTTTACGGTGGAAACCGCTTCTAATGGGGGGGAAGCATTAGAAATATTACGAAGATGCCATATTGATCTGGTTATAAGTGACATAATGATGCCTGTTATGAACGGGTGGGAATTGTGTAAAGAAATTAAGTCGGATATAGATTTATGCCATATCCCGGTTATTTTTCTTACGGCTAAGAACGATCTTGAGAGCAAAATTAATGGTTTGAAGATTGGTGCGGAAGCGTATGTTGAGAAACCATTCTCTTTCAATTATCTTAAAACACAGGTTTTGTCATTACTAAGCAACCGACGTAAGGAGCGTGAAGCTTTTGCCAAACGACCTTTCTTTCCTGTCAATAATATGCAGATGAATAAAGCGGATGAAGAATTTATGAACAAGGTAATCAGTGTCATTCAGGACAATATTACAGATGATAATTTTAATGTGGAGCACATGGCTGAGATATTATGCATGAGCCGTTCTAGCTTATTGAGGAAGATAAAGATCTTATTCAATCTGTCTCCTGTAGATTTTATCCGTCTTATCCGCTTGAAGAAGGCAGCCGAACTAATTCAGGAAGGCAAGTATCGTATTGGTGATATCTGTTATATGGTAGGCATCAATTCTTCCTCTTACTTCAGCAAATTATTTTTAAAACAGTTTGGAATGACTCCGAAAGACTTCGAAAAGAAACAGCAAACCGTGAATAACAAAGATAAGCGAATCTTTAATGGAGAAATATAAATTGATATATATGATGCATAAAATAGAATATTTGCGGATTCTGGGGAAATAAAGGCTCTTTTGCATCAAAAATCATATTTTTTGCCACATTTGCATACGAATGCATAGCTAATCAGTATCTACTTTTGGGCATGTCTATATAAAGAACGGATTTCTTTATATAGACATGCCTTAAGTTTGTTTTCTATTTAATAATATTATGAAATGAAGAATGATTGGTTAGCTCTTAGATCTTTTCTTTTCTGTGCTTTTGCTTTGGCCGTTTCTGCCTTATTCGGTTCTAATGTTGGGAAGAAAATGCAGGTCGGCTTATGGAATGTCTCTTACGATTCTCAGGGAAGAGGCATAGATATTGCAAAAGGATCAAAACTCATTTATGACAATGTGTATGCGTCATATAAATTATCCGGCAAAATAATTAGTAGCCGTGACTACATAAACCACCAGATTTCCATAAAAAAAGTCAGGGACAATTTTGGTAGTGGCTATTTGTATAAGGTAACATATACAGATAACCGTTTGCCGAAATTGACGCAATTCTTATATGCATATGCCCAGAGGGATTATGTGTTGACAGAATTTACGTTGGAGGATAAGAACGGCGTTTCTTCCAATTATATGGCTCCGCTAAATGTAGATAAAATGCCTGCTGTGCTCAATGATAGCAATAATAACCGCGCATTGTTTGTCCCTTTTGATAATGATAAATGGATTCGTTTTCAATCCTATCCTCTTACTTTCGAGACTCTGACAAGTTATGAAGT containing:
- a CDS encoding two-component regulator propeller domain-containing protein; its protein translation is MRKTILILLTLICLSFQNVYGRKNSYYYFTHINGENGLSQSNVKAILQDSYGFMWFGTKNGLNRYDGTSILHLDCDDPATGKGNHNISALYEDKDRNLWIGTDRGVFIYNPANDVFSMITTKSKEGISLDNWVAEILADSAGNIWVLIPDQGVFRFAGKQMSYYPITDKNRFKSESPDCICVSKSGDVWIGTSGVGLFRYNRKKDTFEQYCNYKDGRTLAGKIITSICAQGNNIILAMQEGELLKYNPIENRLTDIPFTNQKNIFLRDVMCFGDELWLGTHNGLFVINEKQNSVVHLEEDLMRPFSLSDRIIYTIYKDHEGGVWLGTMFGGVNYLPNRQMLFEKYVPGSDGQSLSTKRVRGLVEDKEGQIWIGTEDDGVNVLNPKDGKVHQVRYNKSDSNDHLITLCMQRFGDQVYCGLFKHGLDVIQQPGGAIKHYSSEELNIGEGSVYTIFVDRKKQLWIGTGWGLYVAPPGSLNFKKVNETGYDWIFDIMEDKQGRLWFASMGNGVWKRDPATHAFHNYYYEKSNPNSLSSNSVSSIMQDSKGRIWFSTDRGGICRYNEIQDNFTTYSIKNGFPDDVAYKILEDNQHNLWFGTNRGLVKFSPESGNVRVFTTKDGLLGNQFNYKSALKTRDGKFYFGGVDGLIAFTPNTPKVVDFHPPIYITKFSIYNKEVTVHSPGSPLKKSIAHTNEIVLPYDQSNISFDVALLSYSTAEANQYYYRMDPLDNDWIKASNNQNISYAKLPPGEYTFRVKATYSGLNSQLATRSLSIVILPPWWQSIWAYMLYIVWGISLVLCWFFWYKRYKERQMEERQKLFEIEKEKELYESKVGFFTEVAHEIRTPLTLINGPLEAINEMSIQDDKINKNLSVIGQNTKRLLELTSQLLDFQRIDSRKFQAKFESVDITTLLNEIITSFEPTILQKKKKLLLNIPEKEIRAAVDKEALTKILSNLLNNALKYAEKKIFVELEEDDETFTVRVISDGEKIPSEKGQQIFEPFYRMPQKDSTVFGVGIGLPLARSLAILHKGRLYLDIEHPENAFVLTIPLNKEEIHLQNEITVEHNIVALDEETSLEIDMKGYTLLLVEDNETMLAFILDRLQELFTVETASNGGEALEILRRCHIDLVISDIMMPVMNGWELCKEIKSDIDLCHIPVIFLTAKNDLESKINGLKIGAEAYVEKPFSFNYLKTQVLSLLSNRRKEREAFAKRPFFPVNNMQMNKADEEFMNKVISVIQDNITDDNFNVEHMAEILCMSRSSLLRKIKILFNLSPVDFIRLIRLKKAAELIQEGKYRIGDICYMVGINSSSYFSKLFLKQFGMTPKDFEKKQQTVNNKDKRIFNGEI